CTTTGTACATTTTATCACCCCATCTCATTTGTGAAAGGGACTTTTATAACCACTTCTGTACCTTTCCCTGCTTCACTCTTAATCGTTATGCCGTAATCTTCCCCATACATCATCTTAATCCGCTCGTTGATATTGTTTATCCCTATGCCTGAGCTTTTCGACTTAATCAAGCCGCGGTAGATGGATTCCAGCTTATCCTCTTCAATGCCTGGCCCATTATCAGAGACTATAATTTCAAGGTTATCTTCTGCTTCAGAGATAGTTACAATAATTCGACAGGACGATACCATTTCCTCGAGTCCATGCTGAATCGCATTCTCTACGATCGGCTGAATGGAAAGCTTAGGAATTAGGCTCTCTTCCAATTCAGGGGAGACGTCGAGAGTAAAGTCAAGTCGTTGATCATAGCGGTATTTTTGAATCGTAATATAATTTCGGACAATCTCAAGCTCTTCTCTAATCGTAATCATCGGCGCTTTTTTACTAATAATATTTCTCATCATATTTCCTAAGGCCGCCGCCATGACAGAAATTTTCTCCTGCTTGTTTACTTTTGCCATCCAATTAATGGAATCTAACGTATTGTATAAAAAGTGCGGATTGATCTGTGCCTGCAGAGCTTTATATTCTGTTTCCTTAATCATCAGCTGCTTCGTGTAATTTTCTTTGATAAGCTCGTTAATCCGGTTAATCATTAAGCGGAAATTATCATGCAGATCTCCCACTTCATCATTGTAATACTTTGTTGGAAGCGGTTCTTCGAAGTCACCACTCTGCACTTTCTTCATTCGCACTGATAAGTCCTCAAGAGGTTTAGAAATATTATGAGCAGCCCTTCGGCTGAGAATGATCGATAAGGAGAGCATCAGCAAAAAGCAGAGTATCATAATATTTTTAATCGTTCGCGTCTGCGATGTTATATTGTCATATGGCAATAAGTGATGATAGGTGAGCTGAGAGAAATCCGAGTGAGAGTAAGATAACAGATATTCATTCCCGTCTATCTCCGCAACATTGTAACCGTTTCCATTTCCTTCCGATGAAAAATCTTCAATTTGCCATCGATTTTCCTGATTACTTTGATAAAAGATTTCATTATTGCTCGTAATGACAAAGTCGTTATTGGGAGAAAAGTTCAATGTTTCTTTAATAAATGCATCCATATCAATGGAGATAATTAAAGAACCCATTTCCTGAAGACTGAGATTCTGGGTTTTCCGAATAAGTCTTGCCGAGGAAATTCCATTACGCCCCTCAATTGTTGTCCATATATTCGCACCTTGAGCATCATCTAAGAGTCTTTTAATCTTTCCATAATTGCTTTCAATTTCGGTATTATAGCCTGTAGTATACTTCTCTCCATTTCGATCAATAATCTGCATAGAAGAGATATACTTTCTTGTCGAAGCATAAGCCAGCAGCCTCTCTAGCAGTCTTGTTCTCGTTTGATATGTTTCAATATTGAGGCTTTGCTCATTTATAATGTTTAAATAGTTTTGAATCACAAAATCGGTACTTACCTGAAACGATAAATTTTCTACAATATTAAGCTCTTTATCCAGTACAGAGGAAGATAGCTGAAGCATATCGGCTGACTCTTCATAGATCCTTTTTTCGTAAAGGTTAGTGAAGTAATGATAAGTAACTAACCCCATTGCTCCAAATATCATCAATAGTAAGAGGGACATAGAAAAAATCTTATTTCTAATCGAAAAATTGCTGTAAAATGGCTTGTATTTCATTCTCCCTCCCCCCTCTTGCTTTTTTAAGAAAATTATATCATATTCTTATGTTTACTAAATGTTAAATAATGGGTATGGTTTAAGTTATGCAGATTGTGCTTCTCTTTTTTCTCTTTCACCCATACGATAAACAATCGATAAAACGAGAATTAAGCACGCAAGCTCTCCTAAAGACGCAGCAATCGATCCGCTAACCCCGTTCCACGACGGAAAGAAACGAACGAGAAGAAAAAGCGTGACGACCACTGTGGCCAGATTTACAATTTGAGCTGCAATCATTCGATGGGTCTCCCTGTTGAGCATTAAATAACCATTTAGAAAATCAACCCATGGAAAGACGAGCGTTTTTATTATAAAAAACTTAAGCACCCCTAACGTAGCAAGTGCCAGTTCTTCTTCTGCTCCCATAATGGAGTTCATAAACCAGAGTCCAAGCGGGGAGTAGCATAATAACGCAAGAAACAAAGTGGGAATCAGACTAATAAAAATGACATAACGTAGAACCTTCTGTTTACTTACCTCATAAAGCTGTAGCACGAGCTGATGAGTGTACATAAAAAAGCTAAGCAGCATTTGTGTAATACTAAAAGCAAGAGCGAAGGAGGCAATTCCCATTTCTATATCGCTGGCTTGTGCTAAAAAAACATAAATAACCGGCACAAGAATCGTCTGAATGACAAAGTAAAAAACAAGCGGAAAGTAAAATTTAGATATTTCTTTTTTCCTTAAATTTGTAGTCTTCTGTTGTTGATAGCTTGTATTTAATATTTTCTGCCCTTTCCAAATGCTGATCAGGCATTCAATCAGCATACCCGTTAGAAATAAAATCGCCCCCGTAGCACTTGTCACATAATCAAATACTACAAATAAATAGGCAGCTATGAACATAGCCGCTAACCGTATAATTACCATAATCGTAAGCCATTTAGTTTCCAGTTGGTTAATGATCACTCCCTGATATAGACCGCGGATTCCCGAGAAAATAATAACGAAGAGAATGACTTTAAATGTTTCAGAGATAGTATGCACCATATTCTCACTGGCATTAAACAAATGGACATAAACCCAATCTCCAAATGGACTGTAAATCATCAAGAGACAAATACCCATAATAAAAGCCATCGGCCAAATCATAAACTTAGACAGCGTTTTAAAGGAACGAATGTCTTTCACCAGGGCTGAGCAAGTCTGCCTAAATACGATCACCGGTCTTTCAATAATTCCAAAGATCGCAAACGCTACAGCATAGCAGGCAATAATAAACGCGGCATTGTCTCCCCTGCTTAAAGTGCCATTAATAATAACGTGAGTTATAGCTGTTAAACTCGCTGAAAAACCAAGAGGAATAAAAAAAGCATTAAGCTGCTTGTATGACAATTTGGAATCCTTCACAATTATTCCTTCTTTCAAAAAATTGTAAATAAATGATTTAAAAATAAGAAGAGGGATGTTATCCCTCTTCTAACTTTACTTCACCTGTACTGTTGTTGTTGCTTTAAATGGAAATCCTGATTTTAGTTGACCGCTTAAGCTTACTTGCTGTTCTCCTTTTTCCAGCTGCTCGACTACCTCATGACGAGAAAATTCTACAAGATATTCTAGCTCCCCATCCTCATCGTAGTCGTCGACTGCTGAAGAAAGCGCCTCAACTGAATGATTTAGACGAATGGTGTCTCCATCAATATCTTCAACAGAGTATCCATCCTGAAGAGTTACATATGCTTTTACTTTAGGGCCATTCTTTTTATAATTCTTTTTCTTAAGGGTCTCAGGAGTTACTTCAACATCTGCCGTTACTTGTAATTGAAGGAAATCTCCTGTGATAATATTGCCTTCCTCATCTCTTTCAAAAGGCAAGTCCGGGTCTAGACTTACAAAGTTTTCTTCCGTAAGCTTCGTTCCTGACTTATTCACACTATCTGTACCATTAAAGAAAAAGTTGTCTTCTGACTCATTTTCTTCTGGATACTGATCTGGTGAATCGGCGGCCGTTTGATAAGAGATTAAACCATCAACTGTAAAGTCTTCTTCTATGTTGGAGTAAGTGGTTAAAGACACGTTTCTTCCCTCATTATTATAAGCGGTGTTGTTCTCTGCTATAACGCCAGGATTACTGTTGCTTGTAATTCCATCAGCCCCGTTATAAAAAGCAAGACTGTTTTTCAGCACGTGAGGGACATGAATGCCTTCTCCTCCAAGCTTAAATCCATTCTTATCTCCATCACCAACTGTTCCATCTGTTAAACTTCCATTTTCATAAGCGATGCTATCTTCAATCAGGACAGGTCCAATGGCACCAGTCCCCGCTTTCGTATATAGGTCCCAGCCGTCATCAATATTATGGTGAGCGATACAGCCGCGGAAGATATTTCCTTCTCCTGACGTCAGTTTAGCAGCAAATCCGTCCGCGTTGTTATCGGATGGATCGCGGTTATCGAAAGACTCACTGTTTAAGATCAGGTTATGCGACGGCCAATCCTCTTTTGGTTCCTCAGCATCAGTCCGGCTGATCTGCAGGCCTGTGTCACCATTTTCATAGAAACGGCTCAACTCTACAATGTTATGGTCTCCGCCAATCGTAAAGCCTTTTGTATTTCCAGCTGAGCGTGCAAAATCGATTCCTTTAATGTGCCAGTAATCTCCGCTGAGCACGACTCCTTCAGACTTTTTATCAAAATCAATGACTGGACGCGATCCGTCTTCGGCTACTAAATACTTGTATTGATCTTCATAACCATCGTTATATTTGTCTATGGCTAGACTGGAACTGCGTACATAATCGCCTTCAGCCAGCACAATTTTTTGTCCCGGAAGGACGTACTCAATCGCCGTATCTAAATCAAGCGGCTGATCTTTCGTTCCATCACCATCACTCGTTCCAGAAGGTGATACATGGATATTTCCGCCTTCTGCATAAGCTTTTAAGTTTACAGTAAAGTTTTTAACCTGCTTATCATAAGAGGTTAAGTACTGAGTATCATCTGGATAGAAGGTTAAACTGAAGTTATTTGCGCCGCTTTCCAGCTGTGTTTCAAGGGAAGTTAATTCACCTTTTTTCACAGATAGATCATCTGCAATTATTTCACTTCCCTGCTTAACCGCTGCCATACCATCAACATTTGATTTGATCAGCAAATCATAATCCGCTTCAGATGTCTGGCTGCGGGATTCTACGGAAAACTCTGGGCTCACCGGTTCCTGCGGCGGATCTACTTTAGGAGCGTCGGTTGCCTGATCAGAGATATTAAAGTCTATGTTACTCACTTCAATGTCTGCTAAGCGTGCTGTGTAAAAACCAACATAAATCTTAGAATCCTGGACATTTAAAATATCTGGCTCAAAGAATATTTCCTCAGACCCATCATTTAGTTGTCCAGTGTATCCACTGTTCGTTTTCGAGAGCGTTAGGCGATAGTCTTGTTCCGGATAAGTGTTGTCAGGGCCAGGCTTCTCGTCTTGAAGCATGATTTTCTGAACCCCTTGACTTCCGGCACCATCTGGAGATTCCACTCCTGTACGGATGAACAGCTGCGTACCGTTCTGTTCCTGGGTTCCGCCGCTGTAGCCTCCAATGGCAGCGATATTTGAAGCAAATACGCTGGAATTATCATTTTCACCAATTACGTCGCGTGCCATAATACCAAATGACTCCTGACCATCGTGGTTGGGACTTTTCGCATATTCATTGACTTTAATGTCAGCAGATAATTTAAAGTTGTCCTGTTCAGCGTTAATTTCTGTGTAGTAATACGTAATGCCGTCGTGGTCGCCTGTAATTTTTCCGGCACCCGGCTCAGCTACAATTCGAATCGTTCCATCATTTTCTTCAATATAGTTTGTGTCATCACCAGTCGATTGGCCAAATTGAATGGTTTTCCATTCAGGCTCATAAGCTTCTCTTACGGTTACTTCTAGCTCAATCGCTTCAAGAAAATCATCAACAGGGGAGATCGTAAGAGGATAAACGCCTGGCTGACTGGCATCAAATGCCGAATCATCAATCGTATATTGATCTTCACTTAGCAGATCTTTTTCCCCATTATCATAAACCGTAGATACTTCCATCTGGGAAAGATCAAGCTCATCTCCAACTTGATAGGTTGTCTGCGGATAATTGGTGACTTGGATTCCTTCCACTTCTTTTTCTTTCACATTGACTGTAAAAGAAGTCGTTTCCCCTTTAAAGGAAAGGCTGACTTCCTGGTCTCCCTCTGTGCTGGAGTCGAATCCATATACTTCAAGCTGACCCTTCGTCAATCTTTCGGTTTCTCCATCACTATATGTAGCTGTAACGGAAAGACCATCAAGCGACAGCTCATCACCAATGAAATACTGTGTTTTTTGCGGAAGCTGAGTGACTTCAAGCTTAGTTACGGATTCATCTTTTACATCGATATCAAAGGACGTACTTACATCAGACTGTGTCGATTGGACGGTTACGGTTTGGGTACCCGCCTGGTCAAGCGGCTCTTCTCCTAACTCTTCTCCATCTAACAGCAGCTGATACTGTTCTTCGGTTAACTCCTCTTCCTGGTAACCATTTTCATATTCCCCGATAACTACAAGCCCTTCTGGATCAAATGTATCGAGAAGATAATAGTCGGTTTTAGCCGGGTAATATTTAATCGTCATATCGGTCAGCTGCAGCTCCCTGATGGTTAAATCTATACCTGCAGCAGCTCCATTATAATGGACGGTTATACTGTTGGTCCCTGCTTCTGAACTATCAAACCCTGTGACGAAATAATCGTCAGCTGTTAACGTATGTTCACTTCCATCGTTTAAAACAGCTGTTACTTCAAGACCTTCAAGATCAAGAGCCTCATCGATTAGATATTCAGTCTTCATATTATCCGTGTCGACCACAAGTTCTTCTACATTATCCTCAAGCTGCTCGACTTCGGTATTTTTAAAAGTAACTTTACCGTCTCTAGCTACAAATAAACCAACGTAAAGATCATCGGTAAAAGCGTCTTCCAATGTTACCGTTTCACTTTGCCCGTTTGACGTTAAGACAAAGGTATCACCGGATTTCTTGATACTTAGCTCATACGTTTCACCAGTTGTCGGCAAGCCGCTGTCAGAGAATACGTCTAATTTATCAAGCCCGCCTTGGCTGTAAAAACCGCGTACTGCATCATCAAGCGCACCTACAGCGGCATAGTTTGCGTCAGCTTTCGAACTGTCACCATTCTCCCCCACTCCATCGCTGACCATCAAACCAAAAGCCCTCTGGCTGTCCGGGCTATAGCTGTCAACATAAGCTTCTGTCGTAATTTCAAAATTAGTCTCGCTGTCAAGCGGCAGGTAATAATAAGACAGACCTACTTCGCTGCTGGCAATTTTCCCTCCCGCCGCTTCGATCGTTACTGATCCATCCTCTGAAATTTCCGGAGGGGGATTCTTCTCTTCACCCGTATTTGAACCAAAAGCAGCAAATTCCCAGCCTTCCTGTGCTTTTACGGTTTTCGCTCCTAAAGGTGTATAAACCGTTGAGAACGCCATCACAACTATTAATAAAATGGCCCAGCTTCTCTCCCAGCGTTTCCTCATTCACATCTCTCCTCATTTAAGTATGTTGTCTGATACAGAAGTCTTCCAGCGTGCCTTTTCACGAATTCCTTCGATATAGCTTCTCGCTTCAAGCATTTGATGTTCCTTAGCGGCCTCCATAATGATTTGCACCTGCGGTTTATATTGCTCCAGAAGCTCCATGTACAGCTCGTAGTTTATGTCACCTTTTCCGGGAACGACGGTTTGAATCTCCCCGTCTTCTCTAATGATTCGATCCTTGGCATGGCAGGCAATAATACGCTCGCCTAATAGGTCAAAAGCTTGCCTGATCACTTCATCCTGCTGTGAGAAGTTGTTCGTATGGACTAAGTTACCCGGGTCTAAGACCACTCCAATGTTTGGAGATGGGACTTCTTCAAGCATTTGGCTCAATGATTCCGCCGTGCCGATCAAGTGCTCATTCGCTGGTTCTATTCCGATATACACCCCCCACTTTTCTGCTTCTTCCACAAGCTCCTCTAACCCCTCTCGAAGAATGCTCCACTCCTCTCCTGTTGCTTTATTTGTAACTTTTCCCACTTCGCACGCTACCATAGGCGCTCCAAAGAACCTGGCATGGCGGATTAATTCCTTAAACCTTTCCAGATTCTCACGCCTTACAGCTTCATCCTCGTGAAAAAAGTGCAAATAACAAGCTAATACCGAAATCGAAACCTTATGCTTATCAAACTCTTCAGCAATATCTAAAGCTAAGCCAGGGCTCAGCACCCCAGGCTTCGTAAAATCATAATCATTAAATGCCTTCCATAAAGCGAGCTGAACATGCTTGAAATTTTTTGCCCCTGTTTTATAAGCAATCTCTTTATAAGACATTTTTCCAAATAAATGTGCGAGAACTCCAACTGTCATCATAAGCTCCTCCTTCGTAAAAAAAGCCTCAATTCAGCGAAAAGCTGAAGTAAGGCTTTCATTCTAATTCAACTACAGTGTGACACCTGACTTAAAGATCGCAATCTCACGGAAATTGTTTTTCTCATGATTTAACCACTCGCCATTTGCGACTTGTATAATGTACTCGATGAAGTTTTCGAGTAATTCTTCTGCCGGCTGGCCTTCTACTAAGCCTCCTGCATTAAAGTCGATCCAGTGCTTTTTATTTTCATAAAGTTGAGAGTTGGTAGAAATTTTCATCGTAGGAACGAAAGAACCAAATGGTGTACCTCTTCCTGTTGTAAACAAAACCATTTGGCATCCTGCAGCTCCCAGTGCTGTCGATGCGACGAGGTCGTTTCCCGGTGAACTCAGCAAATTCAGCCCTTTTGTCGTTAAACGTTCGCCGTATTTCAAAACGTCTGTCACTATAGAT
This window of the Halobacillus sp. Marseille-Q1614 genome carries:
- a CDS encoding multi antimicrobial extrusion protein MatE, with the translated sequence MKDSKLSYKQLNAFFIPLGFSASLTAITHVIINGTLSRGDNAAFIIACYAVAFAIFGIIERPVIVFRQTCSALVKDIRSFKTLSKFMIWPMAFIMGICLLMIYSPFGDWVYVHLFNASENMVHTISETFKVILFVIIFSGIRGLYQGVIINQLETKWLTIMVIIRLAAMFIAAYLFVVFDYVTSATGAILFLTGMLIECLISIWKGQKILNTSYQQQKTTNLRKKEISKFYFPLVFYFVIQTILVPVIYVFLAQASDIEMGIASFALAFSITQMLLSFFMYTHQLVLQLYEVSKQKVLRYVIFISLIPTLFLALLCYSPLGLWFMNSIMGAEEELALATLGVLKFFIIKTLVFPWVDFLNGYLMLNRETHRMIAAQIVNLATVVVTLFLLVRFFPSWNGVSGSIAASLGELACLILVLSIVYRMGEREKREAQSA
- a CDS encoding sugar phosphate isomerase/epimerase, producing the protein MTVGVLAHLFGKMSYKEIAYKTGAKNFKHVQLALWKAFNDYDFTKPGVLSPGLALDIAEEFDKHKVSISVLACYLHFFHEDEAVRRENLERFKELIRHARFFGAPMVACEVGKVTNKATGEEWSILREGLEELVEEAEKWGVYIGIEPANEHLIGTAESLSQMLEEVPSPNIGVVLDPGNLVHTNNFSQQDEVIRQAFDLLGERIIACHAKDRIIREDGEIQTVVPGKGDINYELYMELLEQYKPQVQIIMEAAKEHQMLEARSYIEGIREKARWKTSVSDNILK
- a CDS encoding bacterial Ig-like domain-containing protein, which translates into the protein MRKRWERSWAILLIVVMAFSTVYTPLGAKTVKAQEGWEFAAFGSNTGEEKNPPPEISEDGSVTIEAAGGKIASSEVGLSYYYLPLDSETNFEITTEAYVDSYSPDSQRAFGLMVSDGVGENGDSSKADANYAAVGALDDAVRGFYSQGGLDKLDVFSDSGLPTTGETYELSIKKSGDTFVLTSNGQSETVTLEDAFTDDLYVGLFVARDGKVTFKNTEVEQLEDNVEELVVDTDNMKTEYLIDEALDLEGLEVTAVLNDGSEHTLTADDYFVTGFDSSEAGTNSITVHYNGAAAGIDLTIRELQLTDMTIKYYPAKTDYYLLDTFDPEGLVVIGEYENGYQEEELTEEQYQLLLDGEELGEEPLDQAGTQTVTVQSTQSDVSTSFDIDVKDESVTKLEVTQLPQKTQYFIGDELSLDGLSVTATYSDGETERLTKGQLEVYGFDSSTEGDQEVSLSFKGETTSFTVNVKEKEVEGIQVTNYPQTTYQVGDELDLSQMEVSTVYDNGEKDLLSEDQYTIDDSAFDASQPGVYPLTISPVDDFLEAIELEVTVREAYEPEWKTIQFGQSTGDDTNYIEENDGTIRIVAEPGAGKITGDHDGITYYYTEINAEQDNFKLSADIKVNEYAKSPNHDGQESFGIMARDVIGENDNSSVFASNIAAIGGYSGGTQEQNGTQLFIRTGVESPDGAGSQGVQKIMLQDEKPGPDNTYPEQDYRLTLSKTNSGYTGQLNDGSEEIFFEPDILNVQDSKIYVGFYTARLADIEVSNIDFNISDQATDAPKVDPPQEPVSPEFSVESRSQTSEADYDLLIKSNVDGMAAVKQGSEIIADDLSVKKGELTSLETQLESGANNFSLTFYPDDTQYLTSYDKQVKNFTVNLKAYAEGGNIHVSPSGTSDGDGTKDQPLDLDTAIEYVLPGQKIVLAEGDYVRSSSLAIDKYNDGYEDQYKYLVAEDGSRPVIDFDKKSEGVVLSGDYWHIKGIDFARSAGNTKGFTIGGDHNIVELSRFYENGDTGLQISRTDAEEPKEDWPSHNLILNSESFDNRDPSDNNADGFAAKLTSGEGNIFRGCIAHHNIDDGWDLYTKAGTGAIGPVLIEDSIAYENGSLTDGTVGDGDKNGFKLGGEGIHVPHVLKNSLAFYNGADGITSNSNPGVIAENNTAYNNEGRNVSLTTYSNIEEDFTVDGLISYQTAADSPDQYPEENESEDNFFFNGTDSVNKSGTKLTEENFVSLDPDLPFERDEEGNIITGDFLQLQVTADVEVTPETLKKKNYKKNGPKVKAYVTLQDGYSVEDIDGDTIRLNHSVEALSSAVDDYDEDGELEYLVEFSRHEVVEQLEKGEQQVSLSGQLKSGFPFKATTTVQVK
- a CDS encoding sensor histidine kinase; this encodes MKYKPFYSNFSIRNKIFSMSLLLLMIFGAMGLVTYHYFTNLYEKRIYEESADMLQLSSSVLDKELNIVENLSFQVSTDFVIQNYLNIINEQSLNIETYQTRTRLLERLLAYASTRKYISSMQIIDRNGEKYTTGYNTEIESNYGKIKRLLDDAQGANIWTTIEGRNGISSARLIRKTQNLSLQEMGSLIISIDMDAFIKETLNFSPNNDFVITSNNEIFYQSNQENRWQIEDFSSEGNGNGYNVAEIDGNEYLLSYSHSDFSQLTYHHLLPYDNITSQTRTIKNIMILCFLLMLSLSIILSRRAAHNISKPLEDLSVRMKKVQSGDFEEPLPTKYYNDEVGDLHDNFRLMINRINELIKENYTKQLMIKETEYKALQAQINPHFLYNTLDSINWMAKVNKQEKISVMAAALGNMMRNIISKKAPMITIREELEIVRNYITIQKYRYDQRLDFTLDVSPELEESLIPKLSIQPIVENAIQHGLEEMVSSCRIIVTISEAEDNLEIIVSDNGPGIEEDKLESIYRGLIKSKSSGIGINNINERIKMMYGEDYGITIKSEAGKGTEVVIKVPFTNEMG